A window of Methylocystis sp. IM3 contains these coding sequences:
- a CDS encoding DUF2478 domain-containing protein encodes MARATDKIAAVVGANSAITQSLFVTLVAEWQASGTKIAGVIAEPHGPSDRTCTAGLLRDITSGATYQIHLDAPPVGTSCDIDAAGVESACAAVLKALPACDLVVLSKFGKLETMHAGLAAAFEAAVTAHKPVLTTVSERHRDSWNALAPGAVSLPADEAAIRAWWRDIRDQ; translated from the coding sequence ATGGCGCGTGCGACCGATAAAATTGCCGCAGTGGTTGGCGCCAACAGCGCGATCACTCAGTCTTTGTTCGTGACGCTGGTGGCGGAGTGGCAAGCCTCCGGGACGAAGATCGCGGGCGTCATTGCCGAACCCCATGGTCCATCCGACCGCACCTGTACTGCGGGCCTTCTCCGAGATATAACCTCTGGCGCAACTTACCAGATTCATCTTGATGCTCCGCCGGTGGGCACATCATGTGATATCGACGCCGCCGGCGTCGAAAGCGCCTGCGCAGCGGTGCTTAAGGCTCTTCCTGCCTGTGACCTCGTCGTTCTCAGCAAATTCGGGAAACTCGAAACCATGCATGCAGGTTTGGCCGCAGCATTCGAAGCGGCGGTTACGGCCCACAAACCCGTACTGACCACGGTCTCGGAAAGACATCGCGATTCTTGGAATGCTCTCGCCCCCGGGGCAGTCTCGTTGCCTGCAGACGAGGCGGCCATACGGGCTTGGTGGAGAGACATTCGCGATCAATAA
- a CDS encoding ParB/RepB/Spo0J family partition protein, whose amino-acid sequence MTKSVQKIQLSASRDIPFNKLVLSQSNVRRIKAGVSIEELGEDIARRTLLQSITVRPVLDDQGAETGMFEIPAGGRRYRALELLVKQKRLARDALIPCVVRIEGIAEEDSLAENVQRAPLHPLDQFRAFLTLREKGSSEEEIAAAFFVSVAVVKQRLRLASVSPKLLDVYAEDGMTLDQLMAFTVNPDHERQEQVWEAIQRSYNKEAYQIRRLLTEDSVRASDKRALYVAEEYMAAGGPIMHDLFQSDDGGWLQGVPLLERLVAEKLARDAEPLRAEGWKWVETAIDFPYGHTYGLRHLQGERQPLTEEEAAAREALRNEAENLEATYSDSEEIPEEVDARLAEIEAALEAFEDRPVLYAPEEIARAGVFVSINGEGRLRVERGYVRPEDEAPIEEPETPEVVTEAGEAYAMRSSLGSSFAPDDAETGQSGAVADEEDEGIRPLPDKLLTELTAYRTLALREAVGKDPSIAFLAALHAMCLRLFYRYAVDSCFEIEAKNVSFGAQAPGLSDTPLAALVDARHLDWSQQLPAEPQDLWDVLTTLDADTRQRLFAHCVSLALNAVHEPWSRRPRAIAHADRLASTLSLDVAATGWTPTVDNFLGRVTKARIVQAVREAKGADVARRIETLKKGDMAREAETLLTGAGWLPEPLRTPGRGPQPSLDATSPSLSEESARLEEGAAPESERTFDEIVGHDEDAELAAVDGPQSVAAE is encoded by the coding sequence ATGACCAAGTCGGTGCAAAAAATCCAGTTGAGCGCCTCGCGCGACATCCCCTTTAACAAGCTCGTGCTGTCCCAGTCCAATGTGCGGCGGATCAAGGCAGGCGTCTCGATCGAAGAGCTGGGGGAGGACATCGCCCGCCGTACCCTCCTGCAGAGCATCACCGTGCGGCCGGTGCTCGATGACCAGGGCGCCGAGACCGGCATGTTCGAAATCCCCGCGGGTGGGCGCCGCTACCGCGCGCTGGAGCTACTGGTGAAGCAGAAGCGTCTCGCCCGCGACGCCCTGATCCCTTGCGTCGTGCGGATAGAGGGAATTGCCGAGGAAGACAGCCTTGCGGAAAACGTCCAGCGCGCGCCACTGCATCCACTCGATCAGTTCCGCGCGTTCCTGACTCTGCGCGAGAAAGGGAGTAGCGAGGAGGAGATCGCCGCCGCTTTCTTTGTCAGCGTCGCCGTCGTCAAGCAGCGCCTGCGGCTGGCCTCCGTGTCGCCCAAGCTCCTCGACGTCTATGCCGAGGACGGCATGACCCTCGACCAGCTGATGGCCTTTACGGTCAATCCCGACCATGAGCGCCAGGAACAGGTCTGGGAAGCCATCCAGCGCTCCTATAACAAGGAAGCTTACCAGATTCGTCGGCTGCTCACTGAGGACTCTGTACGGGCCTCCGACAAACGGGCGCTGTATGTGGCCGAAGAATACATGGCTGCCGGCGGTCCCATCATGCACGACCTCTTCCAGAGCGACGACGGCGGCTGGCTTCAGGGCGTTCCGCTGCTCGAACGGCTGGTCGCGGAGAAGCTCGCGCGCGACGCCGAGCCTCTTCGGGCAGAGGGCTGGAAATGGGTCGAGACGGCGATCGACTTCCCTTACGGCCACACCTATGGGCTTCGCCATCTGCAGGGCGAACGCCAGCCTTTGACCGAGGAGGAAGCGGCGGCCCGCGAGGCGCTGCGGAACGAAGCCGAGAACTTGGAGGCGACCTATTCGGATTCGGAAGAGATCCCGGAGGAGGTCGACGCGCGTCTCGCCGAGATTGAGGCGGCCCTCGAAGCCTTCGAGGATCGCCCGGTTCTCTATGCCCCTGAGGAGATCGCCCGCGCTGGCGTCTTTGTCAGCATCAACGGCGAGGGGCGTCTTCGGGTCGAGCGCGGCTACGTGCGGCCGGAGGACGAGGCGCCGATCGAAGAGCCGGAGACCCCTGAGGTCGTGACCGAGGCGGGGGAAGCCTATGCGATGCGTTCGTCGCTGGGCTCCTCATTCGCGCCCGACGACGCCGAAACCGGGCAATCCGGAGCTGTTGCGGACGAGGAGGATGAGGGGATCAGGCCCCTGCCCGACAAATTGCTCACTGAGCTGACCGCCTATCGCACGCTGGCGCTGCGCGAGGCGGTGGGCAAAGATCCATCGATCGCGTTTCTTGCGGCCCTCCACGCCATGTGTCTGCGCCTTTTCTATCGCTACGCTGTGGACAGCTGCTTCGAGATCGAAGCCAAAAACGTCTCTTTCGGCGCGCAAGCTCCGGGGCTCTCCGACACGCCGCTTGCCGCGTTGGTCGACGCCCGCCATCTCGACTGGTCCCAGCAATTGCCGGCGGAGCCGCAGGACCTGTGGGACGTGCTGACGACCCTCGACGCCGATACGCGCCAGCGTCTGTTCGCGCATTGCGTCTCGTTGGCCCTGAACGCCGTGCACGAGCCCTGGAGCCGCCGGCCGCGGGCGATCGCCCATGCCGACCGTCTCGCCTCGACGCTCTCTCTCGACGTCGCCGCGACGGGCTGGACGCCGACCGTCGACAATTTCCTCGGCCGGGTCACCAAGGCGCGCATCGTCCAGGCAGTGCGCGAGGCGAAAGGCGCCGATGTCGCCCGACGGATCGAGACGCTCAAAAAGGGCGATATGGCGCGAGAGGCGGAAACGCTTCTGACTGGCGCGGGCTGGCTGCCCGAGCCGTTGCGCACGCCGGGTCGCGGGCCGCAACCTTCCTTGGATGCGACCTCTCCTTCCCTGTCGGAAGAATCGGCGCGGCTCGAAGAAGGCGCTGCGCCAGAAAGCGAACGGACATTCGACGAAATCGTCGGGCATGACGAGGATGCCGAGCTGGCGGCAGTCGACGGCCCTCAAAGCGTCGCCGCCGAGTAA
- the repC gene encoding plasmid replication protein RepC produces MTLAQSNATGRRRDSATSWRVGKLFNAPLFAVSRRELLKAVRDAVRALALDRSERQLVECLAVCFGEQQLAHGLLCWPSNAQIEKKTGMSERTVRRTIVKLRERGLILMRDSANGKRFPISNAEGEVVDARGFDLTPLHARAAEFAERARALDIEDRVRRQLRDDLTAARNALVDLCAEDPSGVHAEILSSAKVVARPSKAAAPEEYAAAIEAYVALAEEVREIRYRSDPSTQTPGSAGHAGRHSEQNSKPSIEDCNAPRHGSPPPSDPRDDSSNEAFRERRGNDVRRNEWTPGPVDRAIPKDLALWLAACPELSEWGTVTTIERAATLGAQFIRACGLARHAFDAAGTRLGVINAGLLGLFVVQRHADGEQRGGTPIRSPGGLFVMLAREIERGRHPLEKELIAMQRRRGRNWR; encoded by the coding sequence ATGACTCTTGCCCAATCGAACGCGACGGGCCGCCGCCGCGATTCCGCGACGAGCTGGCGCGTTGGCAAGCTTTTTAACGCGCCGCTCTTCGCGGTCTCGCGCAGGGAGCTTTTAAAAGCCGTGCGCGACGCCGTGCGTGCGCTTGCGCTCGACCGCAGCGAACGTCAGCTGGTCGAGTGCCTCGCGGTTTGCTTTGGCGAGCAGCAGCTCGCGCATGGTCTGCTCTGTTGGCCGTCGAACGCGCAGATCGAGAAGAAGACCGGCATGAGCGAGCGCACGGTCCGTCGGACGATCGTCAAGCTTCGCGAGCGCGGTCTGATTTTGATGCGCGACAGCGCCAACGGGAAGCGCTTCCCGATCTCGAACGCCGAAGGCGAGGTCGTCGACGCGCGGGGCTTCGATCTGACGCCGCTGCACGCCCGCGCCGCGGAATTTGCGGAGCGTGCTCGCGCCCTCGATATTGAAGATCGAGTGCGCCGGCAGCTGCGCGACGACCTCACGGCCGCCCGCAACGCTTTGGTCGATCTGTGCGCCGAGGATCCGTCCGGCGTCCATGCGGAAATTCTGTCGAGCGCGAAGGTCGTGGCGCGGCCTTCGAAAGCCGCCGCGCCAGAGGAATACGCCGCGGCGATCGAAGCCTATGTTGCGTTGGCCGAGGAAGTTCGCGAAATCCGCTATCGGAGCGATCCTTCCACTCAAACGCCCGGCTCTGCCGGCCATGCTGGCCGTCACTCAGAGCAAAATTCCAAACCCTCTATCGAAGATTGCAACGCTCCTCGCCACGGCTCCCCGCCGCCATCCGACCCGCGCGACGATTCCAGCAATGAGGCTTTTCGAGAAAGGAGGGGCAATGACGTTCGGCGAAACGAATGGACGCCGGGGCCGGTCGACCGTGCGATCCCCAAGGATCTCGCCCTCTGGCTCGCCGCCTGCCCCGAGCTATCCGAGTGGGGAACAGTCACGACGATCGAGCGCGCGGCGACCCTGGGCGCTCAATTTATTCGGGCCTGCGGGCTCGCTCGGCACGCCTTTGATGCGGCGGGGACGCGTCTCGGCGTCATCAACGCTGGCCTACTTGGTCTCTTTGTCGTTCAGCGACATGCCGATGGGGAACAGCGCGGCGGCACGCCGATACGCTCTCCGGGAGGGCTGTTCGTCATGCTCGCCCGCGAGATCGAGCGTGGCCGCCATCCACTCGAGAAGGAATTGATCGCGATGCAGCGCCGGCGCGGGCGCAATTGGCGCTGA
- a CDS encoding thermonuclease family protein gives MTRQRVISLVAVGLGLSVARAEVYTPQSALQSTPMRVEVIDATSFRDIETGAEYRLYGIESCLPTQTANLNRQSWPCGAVAIAWLTNATLAKWVSCNALRETAGQLLSRCASSEHQDLAADMLKEGLAIVLPIAEGQEVRAYSQLQDQARKQYRGLWSSQFMMPWDLRAKQAGGSASSR, from the coding sequence ATGACCCGCCAAAGGGTGATTTCCTTGGTTGCAGTTGGCCTCGGGCTGAGCGTCGCCAGGGCTGAGGTCTACACGCCGCAGAGCGCGCTGCAATCGACGCCCATGCGTGTCGAAGTGATCGACGCGACGTCTTTTCGCGACATAGAGACCGGAGCAGAGTACCGGCTCTATGGCATCGAGTCCTGCCTGCCGACGCAGACCGCGAATTTGAATCGTCAATCCTGGCCTTGCGGCGCCGTTGCGATCGCCTGGCTCACGAACGCGACCCTCGCCAAATGGGTGTCCTGCAACGCGTTGCGGGAAACGGCCGGCCAGCTTCTATCCCGCTGCGCGTCGTCAGAGCATCAGGATCTCGCGGCCGACATGCTGAAAGAAGGTCTCGCGATTGTCTTGCCGATTGCCGAGGGCCAGGAGGTGCGCGCCTACAGCCAGCTGCAGGATCAGGCTCGCAAGCAATATAGGGGATTATGGTCCAGTCAGTTTATGATGCCCTGGGATTTGAGGGCGAAGCAGGCTGGAGGGTCGGCCTCAAGCCGCTGA
- a CDS encoding single-stranded DNA-binding protein, which yields MTSRNLFIISGNVSQNPRRFGDNAPKTVLTVAVDDIWTDRETGERKKRTDFLTAYTFNKKIGDFVLAQVKPGYQVTIDGRIRSNSYEKGGDRVYSTDLEIIRIDAHPPRAEAGGGVPE from the coding sequence ATGACCTCTCGAAATCTCTTCATCATTTCCGGAAACGTCTCGCAAAATCCACGTCGATTCGGCGACAACGCCCCAAAGACCGTCCTCACGGTCGCAGTCGACGATATTTGGACGGATCGCGAAACAGGAGAGAGAAAGAAGCGAACGGATTTCCTGACCGCCTATACGTTTAACAAGAAAATTGGCGACTTTGTCTTGGCGCAGGTAAAGCCAGGATATCAGGTCACGATTGACGGCCGCATCCGATCAAACTCCTACGAGAAAGGCGGCGACCGGGTCTATTCGACCGACCTCGAAATCATTCGCATTGATGCGCACCCACCGCGAGCAGAAGCCGGCGGCGGCGTTCCCGAATGA
- a CDS encoding acyltransferase family protein, giving the protein MGPNFDRVAGRIRALDELRGLAILAVVASHIGLVFGPDLAAARVLSVPAFGVGVDFFFVISGFAATESARRSHLEADGAFWRDATAFWSRRILRISLPAWAVIVLIALFQAYGISLGETADDLKAAAGFYANLYWAPCFDGAAGCGAPTATSHFWSLASEMQFYVSVPFLIALSPKLTAVVCMTTLVAGAVNERPWGGFWWTFRLDGFAVGVLLSLGLARRWPLPRFSKAVAAFWLVAASILARVFGALASGSSITMVAIIFGLVVASAIEQRPEPQGGSVLQRLGELSFSIYLVHLPVMSGIHQALGDLAPPILVLSIAAGLTVVLALLLEAILTRPAQILGKHFSEWVCGRAERMLARVAL; this is encoded by the coding sequence ATGGGGCCAAATTTCGATCGCGTTGCGGGGCGGATCCGCGCCCTCGATGAACTGCGCGGCCTCGCGATCCTGGCGGTCGTCGCGTCTCACATTGGTCTCGTTTTTGGGCCCGACCTAGCCGCAGCGCGCGTCTTGAGCGTTCCAGCGTTCGGCGTGGGCGTCGACTTCTTTTTTGTCATTTCGGGATTTGCCGCCACCGAAAGCGCGAGGCGTTCGCACTTGGAGGCAGATGGCGCCTTCTGGAGAGACGCGACTGCGTTCTGGAGCCGACGAATTCTTCGGATTAGTCTGCCGGCCTGGGCGGTGATCGTCCTGATCGCACTCTTTCAGGCGTACGGGATTTCGCTGGGCGAAACAGCAGACGATTTGAAAGCGGCCGCCGGCTTTTACGCAAATCTCTATTGGGCTCCCTGTTTTGATGGCGCGGCCGGCTGTGGCGCACCGACGGCCACCTCGCATTTCTGGTCGCTCGCGAGCGAAATGCAATTCTATGTGTCGGTGCCATTCCTGATCGCGCTGAGCCCTAAACTGACGGCCGTGGTCTGCATGACGACTCTCGTCGCCGGGGCCGTGAACGAACGCCCCTGGGGCGGCTTTTGGTGGACGTTCCGCCTCGACGGCTTCGCTGTGGGCGTCTTGCTGTCGCTCGGCCTGGCAAGGCGATGGCCCTTGCCGCGCTTTAGCAAGGCCGTCGCCGCTTTTTGGCTCGTAGCTGCGTCAATTCTCGCGCGCGTGTTTGGAGCTTTGGCCTCAGGATCGTCGATCACCATGGTCGCGATCATATTCGGACTTGTCGTCGCCTCGGCCATCGAACAAAGACCTGAGCCTCAGGGAGGAAGCGTGCTCCAAAGACTTGGCGAGCTATCTTTCTCGATCTATCTCGTGCATCTCCCAGTTATGTCTGGGATCCATCAGGCGCTTGGCGACCTGGCGCCACCGATCCTGGTTCTCAGCATTGCAGCAGGTTTAACCGTGGTTCTTGCTTTGCTGCTCGAAGCTATCCTGACAAGGCCGGCGCAAATTCTGGGAAAGCACTTCTCGGAATGGGTGTGCGGCCGAGCCGAACGGATGCTGGCGCGGGTCGCACTGTGA
- a CDS encoding DUF2493 domain-containing protein, translating to MTTNHDDQGIGTIPAATSTERVLAELQLYGYRPFQDEPDPRPLPDASAITGAVADIFDALLATLTDTRLEPDLEELLWSTVNLFHRAVLRVERELDDNEQAQRRSQKEQDGSEIRSVELERLICVGQTLLERRDSLELFRDQAADAFELHTGSSWRPRSGSKVNHRSLTAAMIDSRDFLAAKRRADTEPLLPAGPRIAFTGGIDFNDHRAIWDRLDKALVKHPGMVLLHGGSPKGAELIASCWANARKVSQIAFKPDWTRHAKAAPFKRNDQILETLPIGVIVFPGSGVSANLADKARKLGIPVWQFEDGGA from the coding sequence ATGACGACCAATCACGACGACCAAGGCATCGGGACAATTCCTGCCGCTACCTCGACCGAGCGCGTTCTCGCCGAACTCCAACTCTACGGCTACCGCCCGTTCCAAGACGAGCCTGACCCCCGGCCGTTGCCAGACGCTTCAGCGATCACCGGCGCCGTCGCCGACATCTTCGACGCCCTCCTCGCGACGTTGACTGACACGCGCCTCGAGCCCGATCTCGAGGAACTGCTCTGGTCCACGGTCAACCTCTTCCACCGGGCGGTCCTTCGGGTTGAACGAGAACTCGATGACAACGAGCAGGCGCAGCGGCGCAGCCAAAAGGAACAGGACGGCTCGGAAATCCGCTCGGTGGAGCTCGAGCGCCTGATCTGCGTAGGGCAAACGCTGCTCGAACGCCGCGACAGTTTGGAGCTCTTCCGCGACCAGGCCGCCGACGCCTTCGAGTTGCACACCGGCTCCTCCTGGCGCCCCCGCTCGGGCTCCAAGGTCAACCATCGATCCTTGACGGCCGCGATGATCGACAGCCGCGATTTTCTCGCCGCCAAGCGCCGCGCCGACACCGAGCCTCTCCTTCCGGCCGGCCCACGGATCGCCTTCACTGGCGGAATCGACTTCAACGACCATCGCGCGATCTGGGATCGCCTCGACAAGGCTCTCGTCAAACATCCCGGCATGGTGCTGTTGCACGGCGGTTCGCCCAAGGGAGCTGAACTCATCGCGTCCTGCTGGGCGAATGCTCGCAAGGTCTCGCAGATCGCGTTCAAGCCGGACTGGACACGCCACGCCAAGGCGGCGCCGTTCAAGCGCAACGATCAGATCCTCGAAACGCTTCCCATCGGCGTCATCGTCTTTCCTGGCTCGGGCGTCTCCGCCAATCTTGCCGACAAGGCGCGCAAGCTCGGCATCCCGGTGTGGCAGTTTGAGGACGGCGGCGCATGA
- a CDS encoding single-stranded DNA-binding protein, translating to MFDFARFHILGRVGKTKTFEKNIRVSIAANASYKKDGQWVDETDWNEIVIFDKNTRQYVTENVESGDYVRVQGRLRQNSFKRDGETVYVVELICDEFSRAPKKKAAESAAA from the coding sequence ATGTTCGACTTCGCCCGCTTCCACATCCTCGGCCGCGTCGGCAAGACCAAGACCTTCGAGAAAAACATCCGCGTGTCGATCGCCGCCAACGCCTCCTACAAGAAGGACGGCCAATGGGTGGACGAGACGGACTGGAACGAGATCGTGATTTTTGACAAGAACACGCGTCAATATGTGACCGAGAACGTCGAATCCGGCGATTACGTCCGCGTGCAGGGCCGCCTGCGCCAGAACAGCTTCAAGCGCGACGGCGAGACGGTCTATGTGGTCGAGCTCATCTGCGACGAGTTCAGCCGCGCCCCGAAAAAGAAGGCCGCTGAATCAGCGGCGGCCTAA
- a CDS encoding helix-turn-helix transcriptional regulator, translated as MAMPKQQEGEDRDSVATALFAIILQRKAKEYPNLKTFLDKIGMSMAAYYNLEKGIGNPTFWTIERTAKALDLTVWDMLGIDEKVMRAWLAGQNIDLDRLTQSVEARRQTRSKFAADQFAITPPASKPAERPAEAKPSAVDKPASASKAKSTRKTKSRKRA; from the coding sequence ATGGCGATGCCCAAACAGCAAGAAGGCGAAGACAGGGATTCTGTCGCGACCGCCTTGTTCGCCATTATCTTGCAGCGGAAAGCCAAGGAATATCCCAACCTCAAAACCTTCCTCGACAAGATCGGCATGTCCATGGCCGCCTACTACAATTTGGAAAAGGGCATCGGCAATCCGACGTTTTGGACGATCGAACGGACCGCCAAAGCTCTGGACCTCACGGTTTGGGACATGCTCGGCATTGACGAGAAGGTCATGCGCGCCTGGCTCGCCGGCCAGAACATCGATCTCGACCGGCTGACGCAAAGCGTAGAGGCGCGACGCCAGACGCGGTCAAAATTTGCCGCAGATCAATTCGCAATCACCCCGCCGGCGTCGAAACCCGCCGAACGACCCGCCGAGGCGAAACCGTCCGCCGTCGACAAGCCCGCTTCGGCGTCGAAGGCAAAGTCGACACGAAAGACAAAGTCGCGCAAGAGAGCCTAA
- a CDS encoding DUF932 domain-containing protein — translation MAQVEILDTVGGRDGGYKVDASRGERIGRVSSEWFSRPQDERYLSLSDLLGAVRLRTERSRTRTIESAAIRVEASRDDAERLSLALPGSNSPVAMTHWSFSQLASLVGAPAAYLRQLPAPLAGINLQYGLTSHRAEQVKTLEVESNRVELRAVTGPDYGRIYDHELVSAVQRIAGNGVGDTRWKVPGVLDWSTGIYNPHVDVTEETTTLYASDRDVFLFLVDDLNPIEAGKLPDGSPDLFFRGFYCWNSEVGAKTLGIASFYLRAVCQNRNLWGVEDFEEITIRHSKYAAARFAHEAAPALARFADSSPLPFINGVKAARQRIVARNDDDRAEFLRKRGFSKAETAKIIGTVLAEEGRKPESVFDFVQGITAVARGKSHQDARLDFEARAKKLFKHVA, via the coding sequence ATGGCGCAGGTGGAAATTCTGGATACGGTTGGCGGCCGTGACGGCGGCTACAAGGTGGACGCGAGCCGAGGCGAGCGCATTGGCCGCGTGTCGTCGGAGTGGTTTTCTCGGCCGCAGGACGAGCGATACCTGTCCCTATCGGATCTGTTGGGCGCCGTCCGTTTGCGGACCGAGCGCAGCCGTACGAGGACAATCGAGAGCGCCGCGATCCGAGTGGAAGCCAGCCGCGACGACGCCGAACGGCTTTCACTCGCACTGCCGGGTTCCAACAGTCCGGTCGCCATGACACATTGGAGTTTCAGCCAGCTCGCGAGCCTCGTCGGCGCGCCGGCCGCTTACCTTCGTCAACTCCCGGCGCCGCTCGCTGGAATCAACCTGCAATATGGCTTGACCTCTCATCGCGCCGAACAGGTGAAGACGCTTGAGGTCGAAAGCAATCGCGTCGAATTGCGCGCAGTGACCGGTCCCGACTATGGCCGGATCTACGACCATGAACTCGTCTCCGCCGTGCAGCGCATCGCTGGCAATGGCGTGGGCGACACCCGCTGGAAAGTGCCTGGCGTTCTCGACTGGTCGACCGGGATCTACAATCCCCATGTCGACGTCACCGAGGAGACGACGACGCTTTACGCCTCGGACCGGGACGTCTTCTTGTTTCTCGTCGACGATCTCAATCCAATCGAAGCCGGCAAACTCCCCGACGGCTCGCCCGATCTCTTCTTTCGCGGCTTCTACTGCTGGAATTCAGAGGTGGGCGCTAAGACGCTCGGGATCGCGAGCTTCTATCTGCGCGCTGTTTGCCAAAATCGCAATCTCTGGGGCGTGGAGGATTTCGAAGAGATCACCATTCGCCACTCAAAATACGCCGCCGCGCGCTTCGCGCATGAGGCGGCGCCGGCGTTGGCGCGTTTCGCCGATTCTTCGCCCCTGCCGTTCATCAACGGCGTCAAGGCGGCGCGGCAACGGATCGTGGCCCGCAACGATGACGACCGCGCGGAATTCCTGCGCAAGCGCGGATTCTCGAAAGCCGAGACGGCGAAGATCATCGGCACAGTCCTCGCCGAGGAAGGCCGCAAGCCCGAAAGCGTGTTCGATTTCGTGCAGGGCATCACTGCTGTCGCGCGGGGGAAGAGCCACCAAGACGCGCGGCTCGATTTCGAGGCGCGCGCCAAGAAGCTCTTCAAGCACGTCGCCTGA
- a CDS encoding DUF7146 domain-containing protein gives MSSSIASELAHRLAQDAEAVCRHYLSNGRRHGRYWIVGDARNAPGRSLFVRLTGPESGKGAAGNWTDAALGDYGDLLDIIRQSVGLNDFSEVLDEARRFLSLPRDEPRPQQAFNCTERRTGLPDSARRLFAMSRPIAGTLAERYLRHRGISARPDLESLRFHPRCYYRPESGSASETWPAMIAAVTNLEGQITGVHRTWLDRSGRGKAPIISPRRAMGELLGNGVRFGATLDVMAAGEGIETVMSVRCLLPLMPMIAALSSAHLAAVLFPKGLRRLYVLRDKDSAGERASASLIDRATAEGIEAIVLTPEQGDFNDDLRRIGAQGLHAALRGRLAPQDVDRFMRLSP, from the coding sequence GTGTCGAGTTCAATTGCGTCGGAATTGGCGCATCGCCTGGCGCAGGACGCTGAGGCGGTCTGCCGGCACTATCTGTCGAACGGCCGCCGCCATGGCCGTTACTGGATCGTTGGAGACGCCCGTAATGCGCCTGGCCGGAGCCTGTTCGTTCGACTGACAGGTCCGGAGAGCGGCAAGGGCGCCGCCGGAAATTGGACCGATGCGGCTTTGGGCGATTATGGCGACCTGCTTGACATCATCCGCCAAAGCGTCGGGTTGAATGATTTTTCCGAGGTTCTCGACGAAGCGCGGCGCTTCCTAAGCCTGCCCCGCGACGAACCACGGCCCCAGCAAGCATTCAATTGCACGGAGCGAAGGACAGGCTTGCCGGACTCAGCGCGCCGTCTATTCGCTATGTCGCGGCCGATCGCGGGCACGTTGGCGGAGCGCTATCTGCGTCATCGCGGGATTTCAGCGCGACCGGATCTCGAAAGTCTACGATTCCATCCACGCTGTTACTATCGACCGGAAAGCGGATCGGCCTCTGAGACTTGGCCCGCGATGATCGCGGCGGTTACTAACCTCGAGGGGCAGATCACCGGCGTGCATCGCACATGGCTCGACAGGTCGGGGCGTGGCAAAGCGCCGATCATTTCCCCACGACGCGCCATGGGGGAGCTGCTTGGCAATGGCGTCCGATTTGGCGCGACGCTCGATGTGATGGCGGCGGGCGAAGGGATCGAAACCGTGATGTCGGTTCGATGTCTACTGCCCCTCATGCCGATGATCGCGGCGCTTTCTTCCGCGCACCTCGCCGCGGTCCTGTTCCCGAAGGGACTGCGCCGCCTCTATGTCCTGCGCGACAAAGACTCCGCCGGCGAAAGGGCTTCGGCGAGCCTTATCGACCGCGCGACCGCCGAGGGGATCGAGGCGATCGTCCTCACCCCCGAACAGGGCGATTTCAACGACGATTTGCGCCGCATTGGCGCACAAGGGCTGCACGCGGCGCTCAGAGGTCGCCTCGCGCCTCAGGACGTTGACCGGTTCATGAGATTGTCACCGTGA
- a CDS encoding transglycosylase SLT domain-containing protein codes for MRRAALLFVSLASTLAFASDCPNGDNLLKNNTPLSQLCSKGFGQFSPGSLQQAIGNQPNNVAMITAAAEQQGVPVDLALAVSYHESEGFNSCAGSDTGVKGPMQLTQRTGNSLGYNRDINEQNIMGGMKLLKQCDNKCGDTAFSCLSACYNGSPRPGEQAGWARGVQNAYGKLHSDPSLLASATSNCSSSGSNSSCPDAAGGVVATSATPSAPTTLPSLGAPPALASSDIVVMPTQI; via the coding sequence ATGCGTCGGGCCGCTCTGCTTTTCGTGTCGCTCGCCTCGACACTTGCCTTCGCGAGCGACTGTCCCAACGGCGACAATCTTCTCAAAAACAACACGCCGCTCAGCCAGTTGTGTTCAAAGGGCTTCGGCCAGTTCAGCCCTGGCTCGTTACAGCAGGCGATCGGCAACCAGCCGAACAATGTCGCGATGATCACCGCAGCCGCTGAGCAGCAGGGCGTGCCCGTTGATCTCGCGCTGGCGGTTTCCTATCACGAGTCGGAGGGCTTCAACTCCTGCGCGGGATCCGACACCGGCGTCAAAGGTCCGATGCAGCTCACGCAACGAACTGGAAACAGCCTCGGCTACAACCGCGACATCAACGAACAGAACATCATGGGCGGCATGAAGCTGCTCAAACAATGCGACAACAAGTGCGGCGATACCGCCTTCTCCTGTCTCTCGGCGTGCTACAACGGCTCGCCGCGTCCGGGCGAGCAGGCCGGCTGGGCGAGAGGCGTGCAGAACGCCTACGGAAAGCTCCACAGCGATCCTTCGCTTTTGGCCTCCGCCACGAGCAACTGCTCTTCCTCAGGCTCGAATTCGAGCTGTCCCGACGCCGCCGGCGGCGTGGTGGCGACCTCGGCGACGCCGAGCGCCCCGACAACGCTCCCGAGCCTGGGCGCGCCGCCCGCGCTCGCCAGCAGCGACATTGTCGTGATGCCGACGCAAATCTGA